TTTATTTTGTGAAATTTTAAAATATAATTGTAAATTTATGAAAACAAAGTTAGAATAAGAATTGAATTTTTCTTTAAATCAAGGATTTGGATATGCACGGAAAAATAATGGTTTATGTGGATGCTACTGGAAGAGGAACAGTAATCAATCTAGCAAAAACATTTTTTGAATTTAATAAACACGCATGGCATGATAAAAGAAGTATGCCAACGGTTGGTATGTTTGTTGAATTTAGATCCGATGGAAAGCATATTACCGATTTACGTCCTTCTAAATTTCAAGAATTTACAGATGGTGATTTTATCAAAGAAAGAGATTTCTGGAAAACAGATAGTGATGATGAATTAGAAGATTTAAGACTAACAAGACGCGATGCTTATGTTCAAGAACTTTATAGAGAAACAGATTATGATAATCTTGATAAAATCACATTAAATTTAACTATCCCACAAGCCATTCAAAGATATTTTTATAATGAAACCTTGTCAATTAATGCGGTAAAAGACATTAACACAGATGAGGTGCCATATATTATTGATTTTTTTGCTATGAAGCGTTTTTTATATAAGGCTTTAGATACTTTATTATTTTCGGATAACACTATCAATCAAGCCGATTTTTCTGCAATGAAAAATATCATAGTACACCTTGAAATGTCATATAAAGATATGAAAGACAAGCAAAAGCATATCGATATGGAACGCTTATATGAAGAGGTTTTTTTATCTCATCAGTGTCATTATCAAGCACTTCTTGCTTCGATCGACAATAGAAAAAATAGAAAATTAGCACTTGATCGTCAAATGAGTACTTTAATAACAGATATAAAATCAAAACAAGCAAGATTAGAAGCAGAAGGTGGAAAAAAACACCATGAACTAGAAGAAATGATACAAGATAAAAAACAAAAATTAATAGAATTAAAAAATGAAGCTGATTATTTTACTAAAAGTGTAGAAAGATTAGAGTTGATAAAAAAATCTTTCTATGAAAAAAATTTTACTATTTTTAGTAATAGTTTTAATATGGCAAGAGAAAAGCTTTTTGAAAAGATTAAGCAGGGTTTAAATATATGTGCAACAAAACTAGACATAGAAATTTGGAAAAAATCTTTAAAATCAACAAGCATTAAAAACTCTTATTTTAAAACAGCAAGTGAAATTTCTTTTTGTACACTTTCTTTTGCTGAGCTTTATTTAAACAGACTAAATAAACATGCTTTAAATCCAAATGATCAATTGTTATTTTCATATGTAAAGAAAGTAAAAAAAGAATGCGAAAAGAATTTTCTAGTTGTAACTTCTAATCCTGATTTATATGTTAATATGAAGATTCAAATTTTTGCAATGAATCCTTATTATGTAGTCAAGCATGCACCTAAGAAAGTAAATTACCAAGGGTTAATGAAAAACACTGAATTTGATATAGTTTATGTCGATGAAAAGACTATATGGGCGCCTGTTGCTGATGTTATTTTGGAAGGAAAATATTTTTTAAAGAAAGATTCTAAGACAAAATTTAAGATTTTATAAAAACCTTTTAAACGCTATTTTTAAGTTTTCTTAGTTATAATTATACTGCCTAAATGGTTCGATATGGTATTAAAGAGGATCCAACACATTAATTATAAGCTGTGATGTGTGATTTACCGTGTTCTGTGACTTCGTTTGAGTTTTGAAAAAAAGCGAGAAGCTGCAGCCTTTAAAAATCACCTAATGGCATACTTTGACTTTTTGAGGGTCAGACACTTATACTCCGGCCATTTGGGTTTTTGTAATATTTTTAAGGAAAATAATGAAAATTTTAATACTAGGAAGCGGTGCTAGGGAGTATTCTATCGCTTTGGCTCTTCAAAAAACAAATGATAATTTAGAATTTTATTTTGCTCCAGGAAATGGTGCTACTGCTAAAATAGGAACAAATCTTAACATGAAAGATCCTAAAGTTATAACAGCTTATGCAAAAGCATCCGAGATTGATCTTTGCATAGTTGGAAGTGAAAATTTTTTAGCAGAGGGTATAGTAGATCTTTTTAAAGAAAACAATATTGCTATTTTTGGGCCTACTAAAGCTGCTGCTATGTTGGAAGCTTCAAAATCTTTTATGAAGAGTTTTTTAAAAAAATATAAAATCAAAACAGCTAAATTTTTAAACACAACTGATTATGAAAAAGCTAAGAAATTTATCACATCTTTAACACCTCCTATTGTTGTAAAAGCAGATGGTTTATGTGCTGGTAAAGGTGTGATTATCGCGCAAAGTCATGAAGAAGCTTTAGAAACTACTAAAAATATGCTAAGTGGAGAAAGCTTTGGGGAAGCTGGAAAAATTGTTGTGATTGAGGAATATCTTGATGGTTTTGAATTAAGCGTATTTGCGGTTTGCGATGGAAATGATTTTATATTGTTGCCTGCAGCACAAGATCATAAAAGATTATTAGATAATGATAAAGGGCCTAATACGGGTGGCATGGGGGCTTATGCTCCAAGTACTTTAGCAAGTGAAAGTTTGTTAGAGCAAGTGAAGAAAGATATAGTGGCGCCAACTCTTAAAGGCATGAAAGAAGAAGGTGCTGAATTTGTTGGAGTGTTGTTTATAGGCTTGATGGTCGTAAATAATAAACCTTATGTTTTAGAGTATAATGTGCGTTTTGGTGATCCTGAATGTGAGGTTTTGATGCCTTTAATAGAAAATCCTTTGGATTTATTTTTAGCATGTGTGAATAAAAATCTTGCTAATACTCATATAAAAATTAAAAATGAATTTGCTGTGGGTGTGGTTTGTGCAAGTAAAAATTATCCTTACAAGGACTCACCAAAAGCTTTGATTGAGATAGGTGATATTCCACAAAATTCTCATATTTCTTATGCTGGTGTGAGTTTAGAAGATGATAAATTATATGCCAGCGGTGGTCGAGTGTTGGTTTGTGTGGGAACTGGAAAAAGCATTGAAGAAGCTCAAAAAAACGCTTATATGCTTTGTGAAAATGTCCATTTTAAAGGAAAACAATATAGAAAAGATATTGCCTTTCAGGTTCTTAAATGAGCACCAATCAAGAATTATTTGATAAGCTAGAAAAAGAAGAAATAAAAATAGCAAGTTTTAAAAAAAGATTTTTAGCTTATGTTGTTGATAGTTTTGTAATTTTGGGTATCGTAAGTATTATTTTGTTTGATAAAATTAATTCTATGCAAACTTATGAAGAAATTCATAATCTTTTAATGCGTTTTGCTGGTGGGATTTTGATTTTACAGTTTGCATACCATAGTTTATTTACTTATTTATATGGCGCAACTTTAGGAAAAATGCTTTTGAAGATCATGGTGATTGATCAAGAATTGCTAGATAAACCAAATTTTACTCAAAGCGCTCTAAGAGCAGGTGTAAGACAAATTAGTGATATGTTGTATGGTTTAGGATTTGCTTGGGCTTTGAGTAATATTGTTTTGAAAACTTGGCATGATTATGCAGCCAAAACAGTGGTGATAGATCTTGCGTAAAATATTGCTTTCTTTAGTTTGCATAGGGAGTTTATATGCTTCTAAGGTAGACATTTATGCTTTAGATGTTGTAAAAATAAATGATATCATAGAAGCAAAAAACAATGTGGTTGTAGTTTCTGATTTGTATTTAATAACCGCAAGCGAGGCTAAATTTAATGAAACAACTAAAGATTTAGAATTGTTTGGTGATGTAAATATCTTACGAGGACAAAAAGAAAGAACTAATTCTACTT
This genomic stretch from Campylobacter lari subsp. concheus harbors:
- a CDS encoding RDD family protein, encoding MSTNQELFDKLEKEEIKIASFKKRFLAYVVDSFVILGIVSIILFDKINSMQTYEEIHNLLMRFAGGILILQFAYHSLFTYLYGATLGKMLLKIMVIDQELLDKPNFTQSALRAGVRQISDMLYGLGFAWALSNIVLKTWHDYAAKTVVIDLA
- the purD gene encoding phosphoribosylamine--glycine ligase, with the protein product MKILILGSGAREYSIALALQKTNDNLEFYFAPGNGATAKIGTNLNMKDPKVITAYAKASEIDLCIVGSENFLAEGIVDLFKENNIAIFGPTKAAAMLEASKSFMKSFLKKYKIKTAKFLNTTDYEKAKKFITSLTPPIVVKADGLCAGKGVIIAQSHEEALETTKNMLSGESFGEAGKIVVIEEYLDGFELSVFAVCDGNDFILLPAAQDHKRLLDNDKGPNTGGMGAYAPSTLASESLLEQVKKDIVAPTLKGMKEEGAEFVGVLFIGLMVVNNKPYVLEYNVRFGDPECEVLMPLIENPLDLFLACVNKNLANTHIKIKNEFAVGVVCASKNYPYKDSPKALIEIGDIPQNSHISYAGVSLEDDKLYASGGRVLVCVGTGKSIEEAQKNAYMLCENVHFKGKQYRKDIAFQVLK